The following coding sequences lie in one Heyndrickxia oleronia genomic window:
- the glyA gene encoding serine hydroxymethyltransferase produces MSKIAGQDKEVYLAIQDELKRQQSKIELIASENFVSEAVMEAQGSVLTNKYAEGYPGRRYYGGCEYVDVVEDLARDRAKEIFGAEHVNVQPHSGAQANMAVYFTVLEPGDTVLGMNLSHGGHLTHGSPVNFSGVQYNFVEYGVDEQTHMIDYEDVLRKAREHKPKLIVAGASAYPRVIDFKKFREIADEIGAYLMVDMAHIAGLVAAGLHPSPVPHADFVTTTTHKTLRGPRGGMILCKEEFAKKIDKSIFPGIQGGPLMHVIAAKAVAFGEALQDSFKEYSQQVINNSKQLGASLMKEGLNLVSNGTDNHLLLVDLRSLGLTGKVAEKVLDDIGITVNKNTIPFDPESPFVTSGIRIGTAAVTSRGFGIDEMDEIASIIGDTLKNYENDGKLEEARKRVAALTEKFPLYPEK; encoded by the coding sequence ATGAGTAAGATAGCAGGGCAGGACAAAGAAGTATATCTAGCAATTCAAGATGAACTAAAACGTCAGCAATCGAAAATTGAGTTGATTGCATCTGAGAACTTTGTAAGTGAAGCTGTAATGGAGGCACAAGGATCTGTATTAACAAATAAATATGCAGAAGGATATCCAGGGCGCCGTTATTATGGTGGCTGTGAATATGTAGATGTAGTTGAGGATTTAGCTAGAGATCGTGCAAAGGAAATTTTTGGTGCAGAACATGTAAATGTACAACCTCATTCAGGTGCACAGGCGAATATGGCTGTTTATTTTACCGTCCTTGAGCCAGGTGATACTGTTCTAGGTATGAATCTTTCTCATGGGGGTCATTTAACACATGGTAGTCCCGTTAACTTCAGTGGTGTACAGTATAACTTCGTGGAGTATGGCGTTGATGAACAAACCCATATGATTGATTATGAGGATGTATTGAGAAAGGCACGTGAGCATAAACCGAAATTAATCGTAGCTGGTGCAAGTGCGTATCCTAGAGTAATCGATTTTAAAAAGTTTCGTGAGATAGCAGATGAAATTGGTGCTTATTTAATGGTTGACATGGCGCATATTGCAGGTTTAGTTGCTGCAGGATTACACCCAAGCCCAGTGCCTCATGCAGATTTTGTTACAACAACAACACATAAAACATTACGTGGACCACGTGGTGGAATGATTTTATGTAAGGAAGAATTTGCCAAGAAAATTGATAAATCAATATTTCCTGGAATTCAAGGTGGTCCATTAATGCATGTTATTGCTGCGAAAGCAGTTGCTTTTGGAGAAGCTCTTCAGGACAGCTTTAAAGAATACTCTCAACAGGTAATTAATAATTCGAAACAACTTGGAGCTTCTTTAATGAAAGAAGGGTTAAACCTTGTTTCTAACGGAACAGATAACCATTTATTATTGGTTGACTTACGTTCTTTAGGCTTAACAGGAAAAGTAGCAGAAAAGGTTTTGGATGATATCGGAATTACTGTTAATAAAAATACCATTCCTTTTGATCCAGAAAGCCCTTTTGTAACGAGTGGAATTCGTATTGGAACGGCTGCTGTAACTTCTCGTGGATTTGGAATTGACGAAATGGATGAAATAGCTTCCATTATTGGAGATACGTTGAAGAATTATGAAAATGATGGGAAATTAGAAGAAGCACGCAAGCGTGTTGCTGCACTAACAGAGAAGTTCCCGCTCTATCCAGAAAAATAA
- a CDS encoding TIGR01440 family protein has translation MDKDLLQWEIQLEQILSDFSSQVTFKKGQVLVVGCSTSEVIGERIGTAGSDDVAAMIYKHMIRFASQHSLFLAFQCCEHLNRSLVIEREIAERRGWEEVNVIPVKTAGGAMATYAYQHFNDPMIVEFIQADAGIDIGDTFIGMHLKHVVVPIRVVQKSIGSAHVTLATTRPKLIGGARAVYNKALSSNDGKSC, from the coding sequence ATGGATAAGGATTTATTGCAGTGGGAAATACAATTGGAGCAAATCTTAAGTGATTTCTCATCTCAGGTTACTTTTAAAAAGGGGCAGGTATTAGTTGTTGGATGTTCCACTTCAGAAGTAATTGGCGAAAGAATCGGAACTGCAGGAAGTGATGATGTTGCTGCGATGATCTACAAGCATATGATTAGATTTGCATCCCAACATAGTCTATTTCTAGCATTTCAGTGCTGTGAGCATTTAAATAGGAGCCTGGTGATTGAACGGGAGATTGCTGAACGTAGAGGTTGGGAAGAAGTTAATGTGATTCCGGTTAAAACAGCTGGTGGTGCTATGGCTACCTATGCTTATCAGCATTTTAATGATCCAATGATTGTGGAATTTATTCAAGCTGATGCAGGTATAGATATTGGTGATACATTTATAGGAATGCATTTAAAGCATGTAGTTGTGCCTATAAGGGTAGTACAAAAATCAATTGGATCAGCCCATGTTACTCTTGCTACAACTCGACCTAAATTAATTGGTGGAGCAAGGGCAGTCTATAACAAAGCTCTTTCCTCGAACGATGGAAAATCATGCTAA
- the rpiB gene encoding ribose 5-phosphate isomerase B, translating to MKVALASDHGGIHIREEIRKLLEELGIEYEDFGCNCEGSVDYPDYALPVATKVANGEFDRGILICGTGIGMSIAANKVKGIRCALVHDVFSAKATRQHNDTNVLAMGERVIGPGLALEIAKVWLTTEFEGGRHSRRIEKVTNYEEQNL from the coding sequence ATGAAGGTTGCATTAGCATCTGATCATGGTGGTATTCATATTCGTGAGGAAATACGAAAGTTATTAGAAGAGCTAGGCATTGAGTATGAGGATTTTGGTTGTAATTGTGAAGGATCTGTTGATTATCCGGACTATGCTTTACCTGTGGCAACAAAAGTAGCAAATGGGGAATTTGATCGTGGGATATTAATTTGCGGAACAGGTATTGGAATGAGTATTGCCGCTAATAAGGTAAAAGGGATCCGCTGTGCATTGGTTCATGATGTATTTAGTGCAAAGGCGACTCGTCAACACAATGATACGAATGTTTTGGCTATGGGTGAAAGGGTTATAGGCCCAGGTCTTGCTTTAGAAATTGCTAAAGTATGGTTAACTACAGAATTTGAGGGTGGAAGACATTCACGCCGAATTGAAAAAGTAACAAATTACGAAGAACAAAATTTATAA
- a CDS encoding TetR/AcrR family transcriptional regulator has translation MYERKKHVIVKAHQLFIEKGFRATSIQDILDHSGISKGTFYNYFPSKSELFKAVLLNIQENYEKERNELLLGESPEDIEIFVKQLDLMMQSNRKNKLLILIEEVIFSNDEDLKKFIQEIQMMYVNWIHNRFVDLFGKEKSPYLLDCTILFFGMLHQMLRYNFMDNGPKYQGIEIIRYCMDRVQQIVKDVSKSDVQLLNPEILKEWLSQTTDHTNDFFDDLVHQSEELKKEIMLVLRKETDKIKYIQTVDFILDEIKGSKVPRLFLIESLLIFLKKCSELKKSKVFEDYQRLIEKYVLV, from the coding sequence ATGTACGAACGAAAGAAGCATGTGATAGTAAAAGCACATCAGCTATTCATTGAAAAGGGTTTCAGAGCTACCTCGATACAAGATATTTTGGATCATAGTGGAATATCTAAAGGTACATTTTATAACTATTTCCCTTCTAAAAGTGAACTGTTTAAGGCTGTTCTTCTAAATATTCAGGAGAATTATGAAAAGGAAAGAAATGAATTACTGCTTGGAGAAAGTCCAGAAGATATAGAGATATTTGTAAAACAATTGGATTTAATGATGCAATCCAATCGAAAAAATAAATTATTAATTCTAATTGAAGAAGTTATTTTTTCGAATGACGAAGATTTAAAGAAATTTATTCAGGAAATACAAATGATGTATGTAAACTGGATACATAATCGTTTTGTTGATTTATTTGGTAAAGAAAAAAGCCCATATTTATTGGACTGTACTATTCTTTTTTTTGGCATGCTCCATCAAATGCTTCGCTATAATTTCATGGATAATGGACCAAAATATCAAGGGATAGAGATAATCCGATATTGTATGGATAGAGTACAGCAAATTGTTAAGGACGTAAGTAAATCAGATGTGCAGTTATTGAATCCAGAGATATTAAAGGAGTGGTTATCGCAGACAACCGATCATACCAATGATTTTTTTGATGACCTGGTGCACCAATCGGAGGAATTGAAGAAAGAGATCATGCTAGTGTTACGTAAAGAAACGGATAAAATAAAGTACATACAGACGGTTGATTTTATTCTAGATGAGATAAAGGGAAGCAAAGTTCCGCGTTTGTTTTTAATTGAAAGTTTACTTATTTTTTTAAAGAAATGTTCGGAGTTAAAGAAATCCAAGGTGTTTGAGGATTATCAACGGCTTATAGAGAAGTATGTACTAGTATAA